The Chryseolinea soli genome contains a region encoding:
- a CDS encoding MBL fold metallo-hydrolase, whose amino-acid sequence MRRLKKIGKGILIGVLAIIFLVFVSAGVYMQHPKFGKAPSGKRLERIRKSPHYKDGRFQNASETPTIAEGYTFWRELRKSLFNTYPHLRPNGIIPSVKTDLHHLPIDSAVLVWFGHSSCFIQAGGKRILIDPVFNTNASPVPGSITAFEGTTSYTVADLPDLDCVLISHDHYDHLDYETVLALKNKTKKVICGLGVGAHFEYWGYPIEKIIECDWHEKVELDDSVAIYTLPTRHKSGRGLKQDNTLWLSFLLQTPETKIYISGDGGYDKHFKAIGDQFGPIDLAIMEDGQYDSAWHYVHLLPEEGLKAAQDLKAKRVLPVHHSKFVLARHAWNEPLNRLSTLATAHQVPLVTPRMGEIVSLSDTSKTFDRWWKAVQ is encoded by the coding sequence ATGAGACGACTTAAAAAAATCGGAAAGGGAATCCTGATCGGTGTGCTGGCCATCATCTTTTTAGTTTTCGTATCGGCAGGGGTTTATATGCAGCACCCGAAATTTGGTAAGGCACCTTCGGGTAAGCGGCTCGAACGTATTCGAAAATCTCCCCATTATAAAGATGGCCGGTTTCAGAATGCGTCGGAGACGCCAACCATTGCCGAGGGATATACCTTTTGGCGGGAACTGCGAAAGTCGCTATTCAACACCTATCCCCATCTCCGGCCAAACGGGATCATTCCATCCGTGAAGACGGATTTGCATCACCTGCCCATTGACAGTGCCGTACTGGTTTGGTTTGGACACTCCTCCTGCTTTATCCAAGCAGGAGGTAAGCGAATTTTGATTGACCCTGTTTTTAACACCAATGCATCGCCCGTTCCCGGATCGATCACGGCTTTTGAGGGAACAACTTCCTACACCGTGGCCGACCTGCCGGATCTGGATTGCGTGCTGATCTCTCACGACCACTATGATCACCTGGACTATGAAACGGTTTTGGCATTAAAGAACAAAACAAAGAAGGTGATCTGTGGACTCGGCGTAGGCGCGCACTTTGAATATTGGGGTTACCCCATCGAAAAGATCATCGAGTGCGACTGGCATGAAAAAGTCGAGCTCGACGACAGCGTAGCGATTTATACACTTCCCACCCGGCATAAATCCGGGCGCGGTCTAAAGCAGGATAATACCCTGTGGTTATCCTTTTTGCTGCAAACTCCGGAAACAAAAATATACATCAGCGGAGACGGTGGCTACGACAAACACTTTAAAGCCATCGGCGATCAATTCGGTCCCATAGACCTGGCCATTATGGAAGACGGTCAATACGACAGTGCCTGGCACTACGTGCACTTGTTGCCTGAAGAAGGGTTGAAAGCCGCGCAGGATCTGAAAGCCAAGAGGGTGTTGCCTGTTCATCACTCAAAATTTGTTTTAGCCCGGCATGCCTGGAACGAGCCTTTGAATAGACTATCAACCTTGGCAACGGCCCATCAAGTCCCCTTGGTAACGCCCCGGATGGGCGAGATCGTAAGCCTCAGCGATACCTCGAAAACTTTCGATCGCTGGTGGAAAGCCGTGCAATAA
- a CDS encoding SDR family oxidoreductase, producing MTGPNTKKVVLVTGGSGFVGAHCIVQLLQQGYKVRTTLRSMNKKNEVLDMLRVGGIALTDNLEFIETDLMKDLNWDKAMENCDYVLHVASPIFLRAPKHEDEMIRPAMEGTLRVLKAARDAGVKRVVMTSNFGAVGYSHTDTTKIITEECWTDPNEKGLSAYNKSKVMAERAAWDFIKKEGGALELSVVNPMGIFGPSLSPVLSSGFELLKKVLDGSLKRIPNITLGIVDVRDVADLHLRAMIHPEANGQRFLALAGGILSLPEIALLLKKKRPAIAKYASTRRLPDGLVKVAAWFNPVAKSIVPMLSRYRNASNEKARQVLGWQPRSNEEAIIASAESLVRFGAIKI from the coding sequence ATGACAGGACCAAACACAAAAAAAGTAGTTCTCGTAACCGGCGGCTCCGGCTTTGTGGGGGCGCACTGCATCGTGCAGCTACTGCAACAAGGCTATAAAGTAAGAACGACACTGCGCTCGATGAACAAGAAAAATGAAGTGCTGGACATGCTCCGGGTAGGGGGTATCGCGTTGACTGACAACCTGGAGTTCATCGAAACGGATCTAATGAAAGATCTAAATTGGGATAAGGCGATGGAAAATTGCGACTATGTGCTGCACGTGGCTTCTCCCATTTTCTTAAGAGCCCCCAAGCACGAAGACGAAATGATCCGCCCCGCGATGGAGGGAACGCTTCGCGTGCTGAAAGCTGCCAGAGACGCCGGGGTGAAAAGAGTGGTGATGACTTCAAATTTCGGGGCGGTGGGCTATAGCCATACCGATACAACGAAGATCATTACGGAAGAGTGCTGGACAGACCCCAACGAGAAAGGGTTGTCGGCCTACAATAAATCAAAGGTCATGGCGGAAAGAGCGGCATGGGATTTTATAAAAAAGGAGGGTGGTGCGTTGGAGCTTTCGGTCGTCAACCCGATGGGGATCTTTGGCCCTTCCCTGAGTCCCGTCCTGTCCAGCGGCTTTGAACTGTTGAAAAAGGTCTTGGACGGTTCCCTGAAGCGAATACCCAACATCACACTCGGCATCGTGGATGTGCGCGACGTGGCCGACCTGCACCTGCGGGCCATGATCCATCCCGAGGCAAACGGTCAGCGCTTCCTGGCCCTGGCCGGTGGTATTTTGTCATTGCCCGAAATTGCCTTGTTGTTAAAAAAGAAGCGGCCGGCCATTGCCAAATACGCATCGACCAGGCGACTTCCCGATGGGTTGGTTAAAGTGGCGGCGTGGTTCAACCCCGTGGCGAAGAGTATCGTTCCGATGTTGAGCCGGTATCGAAACGCCAGCAACGAAAAAGCCCGACAGGTTTTAGGATGGCAGCCGCGCAGCAATGAAGAGGCGATCATCGCGTCTGCGGAGAGCCTGGTGAGATTCGGCGCTATAAAAATTTAA